Proteins from one Mobula birostris isolate sMobBir1 chromosome 10, sMobBir1.hap1, whole genome shotgun sequence genomic window:
- the LOC140203805 gene encoding uncharacterized protein isoform X1, with product MKQQPAHSEERPYVCSQCGKGFTRSSYLQTHQSVHSGEKPFVCSVCGKRFTRSSDLLTHQRVHTGERPYICSDCGKGFIRSSDLQTHQRVHTGEKPFTCSDCGKGFTQSSQLKVHQRVHTGERPFTCSDCGKGFTRLSHLQTHQTVHTGERPFICSECGKGFTRASHLRTHQSVHTGVRPFTCSECGKGFTRSSDLLAHKSIHTGEMPFTCLDCGKGFTQSSQLKVHQRVHTGERPYTCSECGKGFTRSSHLQAHQLVHTGERPFTCSECGKGFTRSSDLLAHKSVHTGEKPFSCSDCGKSFTQSSQLKVHQRIHTGERPFSCSECGRAFSRLSHLQTHQAVHTGARPFTCSECGKAFTRSSHLQTHQSVHTGVRPFTCSECGKRFTRSSDLLAHQSVHTGEKPFACSDCGKGFTQSSQLKVHQRVHTGERPFTCSECGKGFTRSSHLQTHQSVHTRERPFTCPECTKGFSQSSHLQTDQSDHTGERPFTCSDCGKGFTQLSDLLAHQSDHTGESLFICSECGKGFTQLSHLVKHC from the coding sequence ATGAAGCAACAGCCAGCTCACTCCGAGGAGAGGCCGTATGTCTGCtctcagtgtgggaagggattcacgcgATCATCCTACCTGCAGACACACCAGTCCgttcacagtggggagaaacCTTTTGTCTGCTCTGTGTGTGGAAAGaggttcactcggtcatctgatctgctgacacaccaacgagttcacactggtgaAAGGCCGTACATCTGCTccgattgtgggaagggattcattcggtCATCTGATCTgcagacacaccagcgagttcacactggggagaagccgttcacctgctcagactgtgggaagggatttactcagtcatctcaactgaaggtacatcagcgggttcacactggggagaggccgttcacctgctcagactgtgggaagggatttactcggtTATCACACCTGCAGACCCACCagacagttcacactggggagagaccgttcattTGCTCTGAATGTGGTAAAGGATTCACTCGGGCATCCCACTTacggacacaccagtcagttcacactggggtgagaccattcacttgctctgaatgtggaaAAGGATTCACTCGATCGTCTGACCTACTAGCACACAAGTCAATTCATACCGGGGAgatgccattcacctgcttagactgtgggaagggattcactcagtcatcccaactgaaggtacaccagcgagttcacactggggaaaggccgtacacctgctctgaatgtgggaagggattcactcggtcatcccacctacaagcgcaccagttagttcacactggtgagagaccatttacctgctctgaatgtgggaagggattcactcggtcatctgacctactggcaCACAAgtcggttcacactggggagaaaccgttctcctgctcagactgtgggaagtcatttactcagtcatctcaactgaaggtacatcagcgaattcacactggggagaggccgttcagctgCTCCGAATGTGGGAGAGCATTCAGTCGGTTATCCCACCTGCAGACACACCAGGCAGTTCACACTGGGGcaagaccgttcacctgctcggaatgtgggaaggcattcactcgTTCATCCCACCTTCAAACACACCAGTCCGTTCACACTGGCGTGAGACcgttcacttgctctgaatgtgggaagagattcactcggtcatctgatctACTGgcgcaccagtcagttcacactggggagaaaccatttgcctgctcagactgtgggaagggatttactcagtcatctcagctgaaggtacatcagcgagttcacactggggagaggccgttcacctgctctgaatgtgggaagggattcactcggtcgtcCCACTTGCAGACGCACCAATCGGTTCACACtcgggagagaccgttcacctgcccTGAATGTACAAAGGGATTTTCTCAGTCATCTCACCTGCAGACAGACCAATCagatcacactggggagagaccattcacctgctcagactgtgggaagggattcactcagttatctgacctactggcacaccagtcagatcacactggggagagcctgttcatctgctctgaatgtgggaagggattcactcagttatcccatCTTGTCAAGCACTGTTGA